GGCCGCGCTCGACGCGCGCGTGGTCGTGCGTCCCGTCGACCCGGACGCCCGTCCGTACGCGCACATGGCGATCCATCCGTACCCGAGCCGCTTGGCCCGCCCGTACGTGTTGCGCGACGGGGTGCCGCTCGAGATCCGGCCGATCAGGCCCGAGGACGCGCTGATCGAGAAGCGCTTCGTCGAAAATCTCTCGGAGCGGTCGCGATACCTGCGCTTCATGTACTCGCTGCGGTCGCTGACGCCCGAAATGCTGTCGCGGTTCACGCAAATCGACTACGACCGCGAGATGGCGCTGATCGCGGTCGTCGAGACCGAACGGGGCGAGGAGCAGGTCGGCGTGGCGCGCTACGTCGTGAACGCCGACGGCCGAAGCTGCGAGTTCGCCGTCGTGGTCGCGGACGAATGGCGGCAGCGGGGTATCGCGACGCGGTTGCTGCGCCGGCTGATCGACATCGCCCGCGAGCGCCGGCTCGAGCGCATGAACGGCCTCGTGCTGCGCGAGAACCACAACATGCTCGCGCTCGCGAAGGAGATCGGCTTCGAGCAGGAGAACGTGCCGGACGACCCGAAGCTCGTCTCGATCAGCCTCGATCTCGCCGCCGCGCCTCGCTAGTATCGCAGACCGGAAACGCGCCGAGGTGCGCCGATCGCGGGGACAGTCTCGATTACGAGATATGGTAAGCTGCGGAAGCGAATTCGAAGAACTTCCACTTACGAGAGATGAAGACGCTCGAAGCCATTCGTCCGCGGCCGCTGCACGACGAGGTGGCGGACCGGTTGCGGGAGCTGATCACGCGCGGAGAGCTGGCGCCCGGCGAGCGCCTCAACGAGCGGTTGCTCACGCAGAGGTTCGGAATCTCACGCACGCCGCTGCGCGAAGCGGTGAAGATCCTCTCCTCGGAAGGGCTCGTAAAGCTTCTGCCGAACCGCGGCGCGGTAGTCACCACGATCACGCGCGCCGACGCCGAGGACATGTTCCAGGTGATGGCCGTGCTGGAGGCGCTCGGCGGCGAGCTCGCGTGCCGCCGAGCGTCGGATGAGGACATCGACGAGGTCAGGCGCCTCCACGAGAAGATGCGCGGATGCCACGAGGCGGGCGATCTCGTGACGTACTTCGAGCTGAATCAGAAAATCCATCAGAAGATCATCGATTGCGCCGGGAATCGGGAGCTTGCCGACGCCTACCGCCGGATCTCGGTGCGCATCCGCCGCGGCCGCTACATGGCGAACCTCTCTCGTCCGCGGTGGAACGAGGTGATGAGCGAGCACGAGCGCATTCTCGATGCCCTCGTCCACCGGGACAGCGAGCGGCTGAAGGAGATCCTCGCGCTGCACCTCGCGAACAAGGCGAAGGTCATTCGGGAGTGGCTCGCGAGCGCGGAACGGGACGGCACGCTCGCGAGCGGCGCGAAGACCTGACGGGTCGGCCGGAAGAGCCCCTTCCGGCGGCTTCTTGCGCTGCTTGACCGGCCGGCCGCGATCGTCGGTACAATCGCTTCTCTCGGGGCACGGAGCCGGCATGAGCAAGAAGAGAAATTCGCCGGCGCTCTCGCCCCTTTTTGCTGGAGAGGAAGTTCGATGAGTGAGCTCATGCGTCGGCGGATTCGGGGATTGGCATTGCGAGTCGGCGCGGCCGCTGCGGCCGCTGCGGCGTTCGGTGCCGCGCACGCGCAGCGCGCCGAGCAGATCCCCGAGGGGTACATCGCGGGAGTCGTCGAGAGCGAAGAGGGTCCGGAGGCCGGCGTGTGGGTCATCGCGGAGACTTCGGAGTTGAAGACGCCCTTCATCAAGATCGTCGTGACGGACGACGACGGCCGCTTCGTGCTGCCGCAGATGCCGGAGGCGACCTACCGCGTGTGGGTTCGCGGGTACGGGCTCGTCGATTCCGAGCCGATCGAAGGCCGCCCCGGAGACCACGAGCTCGAGCTCGATGCCGTCGTCGCCAAGACGCCGCAGGAGGCCGCCCAAGTCTATCCGGGCAACTATTGGATGTCGCTGTACGAGCCGCCGCCGAAGAGCGCGTTTCCGGGCACCGGCCCCGAGGGGAACGGCATCTCCCCGCAGATGCTCACGCAGCAGCACTGGATCTATAACTTGAAGAGCGCGTGCAATTTCTGCCACCAGCTGGGCAATCACATCACGCGCACGCTCGATCACATGGATCACCTCGGCTTCGCGACGCCCGAGGAGGCGTGGATCTATCGCACGCAGCTCGGCGTGCGCGGCAGCTCGATGGCCGGGGCGTTCGCGACCTTCGGCACGCAGGCGGCCTCCCGCGTCTTCGCCGATTGGACGAGTCGGATCGCCGCGGGCGAAGTGCCTCCCCAGCCGCCGCGGCCGGAAGGCATCGAGCGCAACGTCGTCCTGACGCTTTGGGACTGGGGCGTCGAGACCTCGTTCATGCACGACGAGGTCGCCACCGACAAGAACGACCCCACGGTCAATGCCTACGGGCCGATCTACGCCGTCTCGTCGGGGCACGGCAAGCTCACGGTGCTCGACCCCATCGAGAACGACACCTACGAGCTGACGATTCCCACCCGGGAGGATCCGCGCAAGGTCAACTCGCGCTTCCCGCCTCCCGGCATGCCGTCGAACTTCTGGGGGAACGAGCACCTTTGGGGGCTCGAGAATCCGGCCGACCCCCACAATCCGATGATGGATCACAAGGGCCGGGTGTGGATGACGTCGAAGATCCGCAACGAGCAGCCGGCCTGGTGCCGGCCGGGCTCGGACAACAAGTTCGCGCAGTACTATCCGCTGAACTTCAGCGCTCGGCAGGCGTCGTACTACGACCCGAGCACCGGCGAGTTCGTGCTGATCGACACGTGCTTCAGCACGCACCACTTGCAGTTCGACAACGACGCCGACCACACGCTCTACTTCAACGAGCTGCTCGGCCCGATCGTCGGCTGGATCAATACCCGCCAGTACGACCTCACGCGTGACGAGCAGGCTTCGCAAGGCTGGTGCCCGCAGGTGGTCGACACCAACGGCGACGGGCGCATCACGAAGCCGTGGAACGCGCCGGACGGCGAGTTCGATCCGAGCCGCGACACGGAGGTCCGCTTCAACCTCTACTCGGTCATCCCGAGCCCGGTCGACGGCGCGGTATGGGGCGCATCCGAGGAGTTCCCCGGCTACATCGTCCGCGTCGACCGAGGCGACAATCCGCCGGAGACCTGCATCACCGAGGTCTACAAGGTGCCCGAGGGAGGCTTGGATCCGCGCGGCATCGACATCGATTCGAACGGCATCGTCTGGACGGCGCTCGCCGCAAGCAGCCACCTCGCGAGCTTCGACCGCTCGAAGTGCGACGTGCTGAACGGCCCCGAGGCGCATCTCGGCGAGCTGTGCCCGCAGGGCTGGACGCTCTACGAGACGGATGGGCCGAACCTGAAAGGCACCGACGTGCCAACCGATTTCCACTATTACAACTGGGTGGACCAGCACAACGTCTCGGGGCTCGGCGAGAACACGCCGTTCGCCACCGGCTCGAACTCCGACGCGCTGCTCGCGCTCGACCCGGAAACCGGAGAGTGGCTCACGTTCCGCGTGCCGTACCCGCTCGGCTTCTACCATCGCGGGATGGACGGTCGCATCGACGATCCGAGCGCCGGCTGGAAGGGCCGCGCCCTCTACGCGAACTACGGCACGCACCTGGTCTGGCACATCGAGGGCGGCAAGGGCACGCGCGGCAAGCTCGTGCGCTTTCAAATTCGCCCCGATCCGCTCGCCCATTGAGCATGCATCGGGTGGCGGACACGAGTGCGTAGGATGTGTATCGTGTGCTGGACATGAGCGGTGTGCACCGGGTGGACGTGAGTCGCGTGCGTTAGGTAGCCGAACATGACGTTCCCGACATGAGCGTCGAGGGCTGAAGGCCATGGACGCGGTCCTGTTGGCGAGAATCCAGTTCGCTTTCACGATCGCGTTCCACATCATGTTCCCGGCGTTCACGATCGGGCTCGCGAGCTGGCTCGCGATGCTCGAGCTCCTTTGGCTTCGCACGGGCAAGCCGGCCTACCAGAGCCTCTATCAGTTCTGGCTCAAGATCTTCGCCGTCTCGTTCGGTCTCGGCGTCGTCTCGGGCATCGTCATGAGCTTCCAGTTCGGCACGAACTGGAGCGGCTTCAGCGAGGCGGCCGGCAACATCATCGGGCCGTTGCACGGCTACGAGGTGATGACGGCCTTCTTTCTCGAGGCCACGTTCCTCGGCGTCATGCTCTTCGGAGCGCAACGCGTGTCCCGCGGCGTGCATTTCTTCGCCACGTGCATGGTCGCGCTCGGGACGCTGCTCTCGGCGTTCTGGATTCTCGCCGCCAACAGCTGGATGCAGACGCCCGCGGGACACCGCTACGAGGACGGCGTGTTCTACGCCGAAAGCTGGCTGGAAGTCATCTTCAACCCGTCGTTCCCGTACCGCCTCGCGCACATGGTGACCGCGGCGTTTCTCTCGACCTGCTTCATCATCGCGGGCGTTGCGGCCACGCATCTGCTCGAAGGCCGGTTTCCACGGCGTGCGGGAGCGACGCTTCGTCTCGCGGTGATCTTCGCGAGCATCGTCGTGCCGATCCAGATCGTGATCGGCGACTTGCACGGCCTCAACACGCAGGAGCACCAGCCGGTAAAGGTCGCGGCCATCGAGGGCCATTGGGAGTCGCAAACCCGCGCCCCGCTGATTTTTTTCGCCGTGCCCGATCAGGAGGCCGAGCGCAACCGGCTCGAGATGGCCGTCCCCGGCCTCGGCAGCCTGATCCTCCATCACGATCTCGACGCGCGCGTCGCGGGCTTGAAGGATTTTCCGCCGAACGAGCGCCCCCCGGTCGCGTGGGTGTTCTACTCGTTCCGGGTGATGGTCGGCTTGGGTCTCGTGATGCTCGCGCTCGCCTGGATCGCGCTCGTGCACCTTTGGCGCGGCACGCTGGAGCGAACCCGCTGGCTGCTGCGTGCGTTCCGCTACGCGGCGCCGGCCGGGCTCGTCGCCCTGCTCGCGGGCTGGTTCACGACCGAGGTCGGCCGCCAGCCGTATCTGATCTACGGTCTGCTGCGGACCGCGGAAGGCGTCTCGCCGGTGCCGAGCGCGAGCGTAGGCACGACGCTCGCGCTGTTCGTTCTCGTTTACGGCGTGGTGTTCGGCGCCGGCGCCTACTACGTGATGAAGCTGATCCGGCACGGTCCCCTCGAGGCCGAGCCCGCGCGCCCGGATACGCCGACGGTGCGGCGGCCGCTGTCCGTGCCGGGCGATTCGATCGAGGAGCCGGGGTGATGGCGGGGGAGTGGCTCGACCTCGTCTGGCTCGCGCTGATCGCGTTCGCGATCTTCATGTACGTTCTGCTCGACGGCTTCGTCCTCGGCATTGGCATCCTGTTTCCCTTTGCGCCGAGCGACGAGAACCGCGGCACGATGATGATGTCGGTCGCGCCGATCTGGGACGGTAACGAGACGTGGCTCGTCCTCGGCGCCGGCGGCCTCTTCGCGATGTTCCCCGAAGCCTTCGCGATCGTCCTGCCGGCGCTCTACCTGCCGTTCATCTTCATGCTCTTCGGCCTGATTTTCCGCGGGATCGCGTTCGAATTCCGCTTCAAGGCGAGCCGCAGCCGCAAAATCTGGGATCGTTCGTTCCAGATCGGCTCGCTCGTGGCCACGTTCGCGCAAGGCATCGTGCTCGGCGCGTTCGTCCGCGGCTTCGAGATCGAGGGCGGCGCTTACGCTGGCGGCACGCTCGGCTGGCTGACGCCGTTCGGCCTGCTCGTCGGCGTCGCGCTGATCGCCGGCTACGCGCTGCTCGGGAGCACCTGGCTGATCATCAAGGGGCCGGGAGAGCTCGAGCGGTGGGCGCGCCGGGTGTCGGTGCGCCTGCTGATCGTCGTGCTCGGCGCGATCGCCGTAATCAGCGTATGGGTCGCGTTCCTGAACGAGACGATTCAGCAGCGTTGGTTCTCGCTGCCGAACTTCTACGTGCTCTCCCAGGTGCCGCTCCTGACGGTCGTGACCGGCTTTCTGCACTGGTACACGACGACGCGGGGGCGCTTGATCGCGCCGTTCGTGCTGACGATGGTCCTCTTCACCCTCGGATACGCCGGCCTCGCGATCAGCCTCTGGCCGAACATCGTTCCGCACGAGATCCCTTACTGGGAAGCGTCGGCGGCGCCGTCCAGTCAGATTTTCATGCTGGTCGGCGCCGCGATCACGCTGCCCGCGATCCTGTTCTACACGACCTACTCGTACTACGTGTTCCGCGGCAAGGTGCGCCGGGATCTCGTTTACTGACGCGCGCGAGCCTCGCCGCCCCGGGGGCATGTCCTTCCACGCCGGCCTTCCCGGCCACGCGGCGCCCCACGGCGCGACCTTCGGGCAACGCGGCGCCTCACGGCGCGACCTTCGGGCCGCGCGATGCCTCTCGGCGCGGCCTTCCGGTTGCGCGACGCCTTTCGGCACACCTTCCGGCCGCGCGACGCCTTTCGGCGCGAGACCTTCCGGCCATGCGAGGCCTCGCCGTCCCCCGGATGGCCCGAAAATTGCCCGGTGTCCTCGCTTGCCCGGCGGAACGCGGCGTGCTGCGGGCCGTGTTTGAAAAGAGCTGAGGGAACAGCCGAAGGGCCGGATCGCATGGAACGTCTGTTTCAAGTTTTGGACGAGATCGACGATTTCGTCACCATCGTGCGCCACCTCCTGCTGCGCCATAGCGCGCGGGCCGGACGCCGGAGGCCGCGCCGGGCGCCGGCGCCGGCTGCCGCAGGTCCACGCGCGCCGTCGATCGCCGATCCGTGCGCGCCGTCGATTGCTGCTCCGCAAGCGCCGTCGATCGCCGTCCGCCGCGCCGTTTGAGGTAAAGTCGTGCCCGGCCGCGCTTCGCCGGCCCACGCGACCTCTCGGGAGGCGTCCGGATGCACAACATGCTGATCGGGTACGTCCTTTGGATCTTCGGCTTCATGGGCGCCCACCGCTTCTACTACGGCCGGCCGATTACCGGCACGATCTGGTTTTTCACCCTCGGTTTGCTCTTCATCGGCTGGATCGTCGACCTCTTCCTGATTCCATGGATGGACCGCGTCGCGGAAGTGCGTTACACCCCCGGACCGAAGAACTACAACGTGGCGTGGATTCTGCTGACCTTCCTCGGGGTTTTCGGCATCCACCGGTTCTACATGGAGAAGTGGATCACGGGGATCCTCTATCTCCTGACCGGCGGGCTGTTTCTGATCGGCATCGTGTACGACTACTGGACGCTGAACGGCCAGCTGAGCGAGATCAATTCCCGCTACGCGTGACCGGGCTTCGGCCCTTCGACCATCGCTTTCGACCAGAGGGACGCCCAATGACGACACCTTTCCCGGACACGATGGACTTCGCCGGATTCAATCAGCCGTTGCGTATCGAGTGCGACATCTACGACCTCGTCGTCGAGGGCGAGATACCGGCCGAGATTCGCGGACGCTGGTACCGCGAGACGCCGGACCCGCAGTACCCGCCGATGCTCGGCCGCGATACGTATCTTTCCGGCGACGGCATGGTGTCGATGTTCACGTTCGAGGACGGCCACGTGGACTACAAGAGCCGCTACGTGATGACGGAGCGCTTGAAGAACGAGCGCGCG
This genomic window from Gammaproteobacteria bacterium contains:
- a CDS encoding TM2 domain-containing protein is translated as MHNMLIGYVLWIFGFMGAHRFYYGRPITGTIWFFTLGLLFIGWIVDLFLIPWMDRVAEVRYTPGPKNYNVAWILLTFLGVFGIHRFYMEKWITGILYLLTGGLFLIGIVYDYWTLNGQLSEINSRYA
- a CDS encoding carboxypeptidase-like regulatory domain-containing protein, with translation MSELMRRRIRGLALRVGAAAAAAAAFGAAHAQRAEQIPEGYIAGVVESEEGPEAGVWVIAETSELKTPFIKIVVTDDDGRFVLPQMPEATYRVWVRGYGLVDSEPIEGRPGDHELELDAVVAKTPQEAAQVYPGNYWMSLYEPPPKSAFPGTGPEGNGISPQMLTQQHWIYNLKSACNFCHQLGNHITRTLDHMDHLGFATPEEAWIYRTQLGVRGSSMAGAFATFGTQAASRVFADWTSRIAAGEVPPQPPRPEGIERNVVLTLWDWGVETSFMHDEVATDKNDPTVNAYGPIYAVSSGHGKLTVLDPIENDTYELTIPTREDPRKVNSRFPPPGMPSNFWGNEHLWGLENPADPHNPMMDHKGRVWMTSKIRNEQPAWCRPGSDNKFAQYYPLNFSARQASYYDPSTGEFVLIDTCFSTHHLQFDNDADHTLYFNELLGPIVGWINTRQYDLTRDEQASQGWCPQVVDTNGDGRITKPWNAPDGEFDPSRDTEVRFNLYSVIPSPVDGAVWGASEEFPGYIVRVDRGDNPPETCITEVYKVPEGGLDPRGIDIDSNGIVWTALAASSHLASFDRSKCDVLNGPEAHLGELCPQGWTLYETDGPNLKGTDVPTDFHYYNWVDQHNVSGLGENTPFATGSNSDALLALDPETGEWLTFRVPYPLGFYHRGMDGRIDDPSAGWKGRALYANYGTHLVWHIEGGKGTRGKLVRFQIRPDPLAH
- the cydB gene encoding cytochrome d ubiquinol oxidase subunit II, whose amino-acid sequence is MAGEWLDLVWLALIAFAIFMYVLLDGFVLGIGILFPFAPSDENRGTMMMSVAPIWDGNETWLVLGAGGLFAMFPEAFAIVLPALYLPFIFMLFGLIFRGIAFEFRFKASRSRKIWDRSFQIGSLVATFAQGIVLGAFVRGFEIEGGAYAGGTLGWLTPFGLLVGVALIAGYALLGSTWLIIKGPGELERWARRVSVRLLIVVLGAIAVISVWVAFLNETIQQRWFSLPNFYVLSQVPLLTVVTGFLHWYTTTRGRLIAPFVLTMVLFTLGYAGLAISLWPNIVPHEIPYWEASAAPSSQIFMLVGAAITLPAILFYTTYSYYVFRGKVRRDLVY
- a CDS encoding GntR family transcriptional regulator, whose translation is MKTLEAIRPRPLHDEVADRLRELITRGELAPGERLNERLLTQRFGISRTPLREAVKILSSEGLVKLLPNRGAVVTTITRADAEDMFQVMAVLEALGGELACRRASDEDIDEVRRLHEKMRGCHEAGDLVTYFELNQKIHQKIIDCAGNRELADAYRRISVRIRRGRYMANLSRPRWNEVMSEHERILDALVHRDSERLKEILALHLANKAKVIREWLASAERDGTLASGAKT
- a CDS encoding cytochrome ubiquinol oxidase subunit I, whose amino-acid sequence is MDAVLLARIQFAFTIAFHIMFPAFTIGLASWLAMLELLWLRTGKPAYQSLYQFWLKIFAVSFGLGVVSGIVMSFQFGTNWSGFSEAAGNIIGPLHGYEVMTAFFLEATFLGVMLFGAQRVSRGVHFFATCMVALGTLLSAFWILAANSWMQTPAGHRYEDGVFYAESWLEVIFNPSFPYRLAHMVTAAFLSTCFIIAGVAATHLLEGRFPRRAGATLRLAVIFASIVVPIQIVIGDLHGLNTQEHQPVKVAAIEGHWESQTRAPLIFFAVPDQEAERNRLEMAVPGLGSLILHHDLDARVAGLKDFPPNERPPVAWVFYSFRVMVGLGLVMLALAWIALVHLWRGTLERTRWLLRAFRYAAPAGLVALLAGWFTTEVGRQPYLIYGLLRTAEGVSPVPSASVGTTLALFVLVYGVVFGAGAYYVMKLIRHGPLEAEPARPDTPTVRRPLSVPGDSIEEPG